Proteins encoded by one window of Streptomyces sp. NBC_01571:
- a CDS encoding metallophosphoesterase: MRARYGVPLGITAVGAAGLLYAAGFEARSFRLRRVTVPVLPPGMRPLRLLQVSDIHMVSGQRKKQRWLRSLAGLRPDFVINTGDNLSDPEGVPEVLDALGPLMEFPGAYVFGSNDYYGPKLRNPARYLFEKAQGRHGLNGNKPAVHALHNPWEDLRDGFDTAGWLNLTNTRGTLKIEGSEIELTGLDDPHIKRDRYARVAGGPSESADFSLGVVHAPYLRTLDAFTADGYPLVLAGHTHGGQLCLPFYGAFVTNCDLDTDRVKGLSTHTAEGRTSYMHVSAGCGTNRYTPVRFACPPEASLLTLVSRQPA, encoded by the coding sequence ATGCGCGCACGATACGGAGTACCCCTGGGAATCACGGCGGTGGGCGCCGCCGGACTGTTGTACGCGGCAGGCTTCGAGGCCCGCTCGTTCCGCCTCCGGCGGGTGACGGTCCCGGTCCTGCCCCCGGGCATGCGACCCCTGCGTCTCCTCCAGGTCTCCGACATCCACATGGTGAGCGGGCAGCGCAAGAAGCAGCGCTGGCTGCGCTCCCTGGCAGGCCTGCGTCCCGACTTCGTCATCAACACCGGGGACAACCTCTCCGACCCGGAGGGCGTCCCCGAAGTCCTGGACGCCCTCGGACCCCTGATGGAATTCCCGGGCGCGTACGTCTTCGGTTCGAACGACTACTACGGCCCCAAACTCCGCAACCCGGCCCGGTACTTGTTCGAGAAGGCCCAGGGCCGCCACGGTCTGAACGGCAACAAGCCGGCCGTTCACGCCCTCCACAACCCGTGGGAGGACCTGCGCGACGGCTTCGACACGGCGGGCTGGCTGAACCTGACGAACACCCGGGGGACGCTGAAGATAGAGGGCTCCGAGATCGAGCTGACCGGTCTCGACGACCCGCACATCAAGCGGGACCGCTACGCGCGCGTGGCCGGCGGCCCCTCGGAGTCGGCCGACTTCTCCCTGGGCGTGGTCCACGCGCCCTACCTGCGCACGCTCGACGCGTTCACGGCGGACGGCTACCCCCTGGTCCTGGCCGGCCACACCCACGGCGGCCAGCTCTGCCTTCCCTTCTACGGCGCCTTCGTCACCAACTGCGACCTGGACACGGACCGCGTGAAGGGCCTGTCCACGCATACGGCGGAGGGGCGGACGTCTTACATGCACGTCTCGGCGGGCTGCGGCACCAACCGCTACACGCCCGTACGTTTCGCGTGCCCGCCCGAGGCGTCTCTCCTGACGCTGGTAAGCCGCCAGCCGGCCTGA
- a CDS encoding GatB/YqeY domain-containing protein, translating to MTTLKSKLQEDLNAAIKERDELRSATLRLTLSAITKEEVAGKTKRELSDDEVQKVITREAKKRREAADAFAQGGRPESAEREKAEGEILATYLPKQLSDEELQQIVGQAVEEARAAGAEGPRAMGQVMKIVNPKVAGLAEGGRVAAVVKKLLAG from the coding sequence ATGACCACGCTCAAGTCGAAGCTGCAGGAAGACCTCAACGCCGCCATCAAGGAGCGCGACGAGCTCCGCTCCGCCACGCTCCGGCTGACCCTCTCCGCGATCACCAAGGAGGAGGTCGCCGGCAAGACGAAGCGCGAGCTCTCCGACGACGAAGTACAGAAGGTGATCACCCGCGAGGCGAAGAAGCGCCGTGAGGCCGCGGACGCCTTCGCGCAGGGTGGTCGGCCCGAGTCGGCCGAGCGGGAGAAGGCGGAGGGCGAGATCCTCGCCACGTACCTGCCCAAGCAGCTCTCCGACGAGGAGCTCCAGCAGATCGTCGGACAGGCCGTCGAGGAGGCCAGGGCGGCGGGCGCCGAGGGGCCGCGTGCCATGGGTCAGGTCATGAAGATCGTCAACCCCAAGGTCGCGGGCCTGGCCGAGGGCGGGCGGGTCGCCGCAGTGGTCAAGAAGCTGCTCGCCGGCTGA
- a CDS encoding transglycosylase domain-containing protein codes for MPKKLSGGGLSPTQQAAKFLGVSVLAGAVMAGIALPAAGALGLAAKGSVQGFDEIPDNLKSPALSQRTTILDNQGGQIATVYSRDRTVVDLKNISPYMQKAIVAIEDSRFYQHGAVDLKGILRALNQNAQNGGVAQGASTLTQQLVKNYFVEEAGDDPTKVAQATQQTLGRKIRELKYAIQLEEKLGKKKILENYLNITFFGEQAYGVEAAAQRYFSKPAKDLNLQQSALLAGIVQSPSRYDPVNDEAEAIKRRNTVLQRMAEVHDISPQEADAAQKAKLDLKVSQPKNGCITAVKGASFFCRYVENVFLSDPVFGKTKEDRAKLWNQGGLTIRTTLDPQSQKAVQDSIKSHVNKSDSVATAATLVEPGTGKIVGMGQSRPYGYGKNETEYNYSVDRDMGGSNFGFPTGSTFKPFVAAAALEEGRPATQEYSAPYKMSYPSPVQTCGSKPWTNQQNETLSNESESEKGPYPLKTAMAKSVNTYFVQMISDIGICPVVKLTDKLHVVQGNGDKLPEVPAITLGSKGIAPLTMASAYATFASRGMYCTPIAIESITQQVDGKQKSLEVPKSTCTRAMSEKTADTVNTLLSGVIDSGTGQQAGLTDRDNAGKTGTTDERRNAWFVGYTPNLAGAVWVGSPKQNVKMTNINIGGVYHSLVYGGEVPGPIWKDAMTGALVGKDSPSFNLIDIPDPERDDRDHGDDGDDGDDGGDWGDGGQDGGHDGNTISGNNGSNGNGGGLPTPSFSIPQGFIQGQNGTGGRRHG; via the coding sequence GGCGGTGGCCTGTCGCCCACGCAGCAGGCCGCCAAGTTCCTCGGTGTCAGCGTGCTCGCCGGAGCAGTCATGGCCGGAATCGCGCTGCCCGCCGCGGGCGCGCTGGGCCTCGCGGCCAAGGGTTCCGTCCAGGGATTCGACGAGATTCCCGACAACTTGAAGAGCCCCGCGCTGAGTCAGCGCACCACCATCCTGGACAACCAGGGCGGTCAGATCGCGACGGTCTACTCGCGCGACCGCACGGTGGTCGACCTCAAGAACATCTCGCCGTACATGCAGAAGGCGATCGTCGCCATCGAGGACTCCCGCTTCTACCAGCACGGTGCGGTCGACCTGAAGGGCATCCTGCGTGCCCTGAACCAGAACGCCCAGAACGGCGGAGTGGCCCAGGGCGCCTCCACGCTCACGCAGCAGCTGGTGAAGAACTACTTCGTGGAAGAGGCCGGCGACGACCCGACGAAGGTCGCCCAGGCCACCCAGCAGACGCTCGGCCGCAAGATCCGCGAGCTCAAGTACGCGATCCAGCTGGAAGAGAAGCTCGGCAAGAAGAAGATCCTCGAGAACTACCTGAACATCACGTTCTTCGGCGAGCAGGCCTACGGCGTCGAGGCCGCCGCCCAGCGCTACTTCTCCAAGCCCGCCAAGGACCTGAACCTCCAGCAGTCGGCGTTGCTCGCAGGCATCGTCCAGTCGCCCAGCCGGTACGACCCGGTCAACGACGAGGCCGAGGCCATCAAGCGCCGCAACACCGTCCTGCAACGCATGGCGGAGGTGCACGACATCTCCCCGCAGGAGGCCGACGCGGCCCAGAAGGCCAAGCTGGACCTGAAGGTCAGCCAGCCGAAGAACGGCTGCATCACGGCGGTCAAGGGCGCGAGCTTCTTCTGCAGGTACGTGGAGAACGTGTTCCTCAGCGACCCGGTCTTCGGCAAGACCAAGGAGGACCGGGCCAAGCTCTGGAACCAGGGCGGCCTGACCATCCGTACGACGCTCGACCCGCAGTCCCAGAAGGCGGTGCAGGACTCGATCAAGTCCCACGTCAACAAGTCGGACTCGGTCGCCACGGCGGCCACGCTGGTCGAGCCGGGGACCGGCAAGATCGTCGGCATGGGCCAGTCGAGGCCGTACGGCTACGGGAAGAACGAGACGGAGTACAACTACTCGGTCGACCGTGACATGGGCGGTTCGAACTTCGGCTTCCCGACCGGTTCGACCTTCAAGCCGTTCGTGGCCGCCGCCGCGCTGGAGGAGGGCCGGCCGGCGACGCAGGAGTACTCCGCGCCGTACAAGATGTCCTACCCCAGCCCCGTCCAGACGTGCGGCAGCAAGCCCTGGACCAACCAGCAGAACGAGACGCTCTCGAACGAGAGCGAATCGGAGAAGGGCCCGTACCCGCTGAAGACGGCGATGGCCAAGTCGGTCAACACCTACTTCGTGCAGATGATCTCGGACATCGGGATCTGCCCCGTGGTGAAGCTGACCGACAAGCTGCACGTCGTGCAGGGCAACGGCGACAAGCTGCCCGAGGTGCCCGCCATCACCCTCGGCTCCAAGGGCATCGCCCCGCTGACCATGGCGAGCGCGTACGCCACCTTCGCGTCCCGGGGCATGTACTGCACGCCGATCGCCATCGAGTCGATCACCCAGCAGGTGGACGGCAAGCAGAAGTCTCTGGAAGTACCGAAGTCGACCTGCACGCGGGCCATGTCCGAGAAGACCGCGGACACCGTCAACACCCTTCTCAGCGGTGTGATCGACTCCGGTACGGGTCAGCAGGCCGGTCTGACGGACCGGGACAACGCCGGTAAGACGGGTACGACGGACGAGCGCCGCAACGCCTGGTTCGTCGGTTACACCCCGAACCTCGCGGGCGCGGTGTGGGTCGGCAGCCCCAAGCAGAACGTCAAGATGACGAACATCAACATCGGTGGCGTCTACCACTCCCTCGTCTACGGCGGCGAGGTGCCGGGCCCGATCTGGAAGGACGCCATGACGGGCGCCCTCGTGGGCAAGGACTCCCCCTCGTTCAACCTGATCGACATCCCCGATCCGGAGCGGGACGACAGGGACCACGGCGACGACGGCGATGACGGCGATGACGGCGGCGACTGGGGCGACGGCGGCCAGGACGGCGGCCACGACGGCAACACCATCAGCGGGAACAACGGCAGCAACGGGAACGGCGGCGGGTTGCCGACGCCTTCCTTCTCGATCCCCCAGGGCTTCATCCAGGGGCAGAACGGCACCGGGGGCCGCCGCCACGGGTAG